A portion of the Simkania negevensis Z genome contains these proteins:
- the nadB gene encoding L-aspartate oxidase, translating to MIKETDVLVIGLGVAGGAAALELAKKGLQVTLISSGDQISSANSYRAQGGVGYRASEEFSDDFKGDILKAGAGLCYEKAVDRLVELGPACVEEILLGELQVPFQRDEYGKLKLTREAAHQHPRILYHQDQTGRVIMEALLKKILAHPNITTHFRRSAVDLITLSHHSKKSTDIYYPPTCVGAYVFNQETEQVNIYFAKETILATGGVGEVFLHTTNTREARGDGLAMAFRAGVRIMNLEYIQFHPTSFYKTGEPRFLLSEALRGEGGKLLSKDFKPFMAAMHPQGDLAPRDIVARGIFQEMVRTDSPHLWLDLSFKNPSFLEGRFPHIYAYCKSKGVDLTREPLPIVPAAHYSCGGIAVDLVGKTTMRNLRAIGEVSCTGVHGANRLASTALLEGLVWAKAAAADIVTKWEDKKAYFPEVDGWQHGIEEVDQALIQQDWLTIKQTMWNYVGLIRSPHRLKRAVKMLTELKWEINSFYANAKLTPELLGLRNGCQTALLITEGASRNPNSRGCHFRLSSNREIV from the coding sequence ATGATTAAAGAAACCGATGTCTTAGTGATTGGCTTGGGAGTTGCGGGTGGGGCCGCTGCTCTTGAACTTGCAAAAAAAGGATTGCAAGTCACTTTGATTTCATCAGGGGACCAAATCTCTTCAGCAAATTCTTATCGGGCACAAGGGGGTGTCGGTTATCGTGCTTCTGAAGAATTCTCAGACGATTTCAAGGGAGATATTCTCAAAGCAGGAGCAGGACTTTGTTATGAGAAAGCGGTAGATAGACTCGTTGAATTAGGTCCCGCATGTGTAGAGGAAATTCTGCTAGGCGAACTCCAAGTTCCATTTCAACGAGATGAGTATGGAAAGTTAAAGCTCACAAGAGAAGCAGCTCATCAGCATCCGCGGATTTTGTACCATCAAGATCAAACAGGCCGCGTGATCATGGAAGCTTTGCTTAAAAAAATTCTAGCTCATCCCAATATCACAACCCACTTTCGTCGCAGTGCTGTTGATCTCATCACTCTTTCGCATCATTCTAAAAAGAGCACTGACATCTACTATCCCCCGACCTGCGTAGGTGCGTATGTCTTTAATCAAGAGACAGAGCAAGTCAACATCTACTTTGCAAAGGAAACTATCCTTGCAACAGGAGGAGTTGGAGAAGTCTTTCTGCATACGACGAATACCCGAGAAGCACGAGGTGACGGCCTTGCCATGGCCTTTCGAGCAGGTGTGCGGATTATGAACCTTGAATACATCCAATTTCACCCCACCTCGTTTTACAAAACAGGCGAGCCCCGCTTTCTTCTTTCTGAAGCTTTAAGAGGGGAAGGAGGAAAACTCCTTTCAAAAGATTTCAAGCCTTTCATGGCTGCGATGCATCCACAAGGGGACTTAGCTCCGCGTGACATTGTCGCACGCGGAATTTTTCAGGAAATGGTGCGCACAGATAGTCCTCACTTATGGCTCGACCTTTCCTTTAAGAACCCCTCTTTTTTAGAAGGGCGCTTTCCACATATCTACGCCTACTGCAAATCCAAAGGTGTCGATTTAACAAGAGAACCTCTTCCGATCGTACCTGCTGCCCATTATTCTTGCGGAGGAATTGCCGTTGATTTAGTGGGGAAAACCACTATGCGAAATTTGCGGGCTATTGGAGAGGTTTCCTGTACAGGGGTACATGGAGCGAATCGTTTGGCTTCAACTGCATTGCTTGAAGGACTTGTTTGGGCAAAAGCCGCCGCCGCCGATATTGTCACAAAATGGGAAGACAAAAAAGCTTATTTTCCTGAAGTAGATGGATGGCAGCATGGAATAGAAGAAGTTGACCAAGCTTTGATTCAGCAAGATTGGCTGACCATTAAACAAACCATGTGGAACTATGTTGGATTAATTCGCAGTCCGCATCGGCTTAAACGAGCCGTAAAAATGCTCACAGAACTGAAGTGGGAAATCAACTCCTTTTATGCAAATGCTAAACTGACTCCCGAATTGCTCGGACTACGTAACGGGTGTCAAACAGCTCTTTTAATCACAGAAGGGGCTTCACGAAACCCGAATTCTCGAGGATGTCATTTTAGGTTGTCTTCAAATAGGGAAATCGTGTAA
- a CDS encoding class I SAM-dependent methyltransferase — protein sequence MQKYERIKGMILSHIELAHQYWKSFLKPGDFVIDATCGNGYDSLALAQMVSGHVLCIDIQERAINATREKLKKNLTPSIFKVITYHLGSHEHFPPLKAAPSLIVYNLGYLPGSDKTVVTDAFETLKSLKEALSLLKPGGAICLTCYVGHPGGEEEEKMLLSFSKSLNKNDFNVCYHQWINRLKSPSLLLIQKLNN from the coding sequence ATGCAAAAATACGAGAGAATCAAGGGTATGATTTTATCACACATAGAACTAGCACATCAATACTGGAAATCTTTTCTGAAACCTGGTGACTTTGTCATCGATGCTACCTGTGGCAACGGTTATGATAGTTTAGCTTTAGCGCAAATGGTCTCGGGGCATGTTCTTTGTATTGATATTCAAGAAAGGGCTATCAACGCCACACGCGAGAAATTAAAAAAAAATCTAACACCTTCCATCTTTAAAGTAATTACTTACCATTTAGGGTCACACGAACATTTCCCCCCTTTAAAAGCTGCTCCTTCTCTTATCGTGTATAACCTCGGATATTTGCCAGGGAGTGATAAAACAGTTGTGACAGACGCTTTCGAGACTTTGAAGAGCCTGAAAGAGGCTCTTTCTCTTCTAAAACCAGGAGGAGCGATCTGTCTGACGTGCTATGTTGGACATCCTGGAGGAGAGGAAGAAGAAAAAATGCTCTTATCTTTCTCTAAGTCGCTAAATAAAAACGATTTCAATGTTTGTTATCATCAATGGATAAATCGTCTAAAATCACCTTCTTTATTGTTAATTCAAAAGTTAAATAATTAA
- a CDS encoding bifunctional folylpolyglutamate synthase/dihydrofolate synthase yields MTTYDSVISHLFSLGNSAKRKQDLEGSRKLAAALGNPQNNYPTVHIAGTNGKGSVANKIAEALRLEGYRVGLYTSPHLFTYRERIIVNQEMISEEEVVTGLMRLFELAPESQFFELTTLLAFDHFAKKNVDIAVIETGLGGRLDMTNIIYPLLSIITTIDFDHQEILGSTLEAIAKEKGGIIKDKTPLILGAMANFPILRKMAHAKQAPLYLIPEDENEDIAYKALEILHPYFPTSPLAKMKGIAKLPPCRFQMVEENILADVAHNPSAFRRLFTEIRKRFPTRKIALLLALSKDKPLEPLIPLFKKYVEEIALFSSRHARLKNPKELEKRLKDGGYYNVEVFEAAPAALKHLINGENNRLVTIAGSFYMMEETLVSLVTI; encoded by the coding sequence ATGACAACTTATGATTCAGTGATTAGCCATCTGTTTTCACTTGGAAATAGTGCAAAGCGTAAACAAGACCTCGAAGGGAGTAGAAAACTTGCTGCAGCATTGGGCAATCCCCAAAATAACTATCCCACTGTGCACATTGCAGGAACAAACGGAAAGGGATCTGTTGCGAATAAAATTGCTGAAGCGCTCCGCCTTGAAGGGTATCGCGTTGGCCTTTATACCTCACCCCATCTCTTCACTTACCGTGAAAGGATCATCGTCAATCAAGAAATGATTTCTGAAGAAGAAGTTGTGACGGGGTTAATGAGACTTTTTGAACTTGCTCCTGAGTCTCAATTTTTTGAGCTCACAACGCTGCTTGCATTTGACCATTTTGCGAAAAAAAATGTCGACATTGCAGTCATTGAAACAGGTCTTGGCGGGCGACTGGACATGACCAATATCATTTATCCTCTTTTGAGCATCATCACGACCATTGACTTTGACCATCAAGAAATTTTAGGGTCGACTTTAGAAGCTATTGCAAAAGAAAAAGGGGGAATCATCAAAGATAAAACCCCTTTGATTCTTGGAGCAATGGCCAACTTCCCCATTTTGAGAAAAATGGCACATGCAAAACAAGCTCCACTCTATCTTATTCCTGAAGATGAAAATGAAGACATTGCCTATAAAGCTCTTGAAATTTTGCACCCTTACTTTCCTACCTCTCCTTTAGCCAAAATGAAGGGGATTGCTAAACTTCCACCCTGCCGTTTTCAAATGGTCGAGGAAAATATTCTTGCTGATGTGGCTCACAACCCGAGTGCTTTTCGACGACTTTTTACGGAGATAAGAAAGCGATTTCCTACGAGAAAGATTGCATTGCTTCTTGCCCTTTCTAAAGACAAACCTTTAGAGCCTCTGATTCCTCTGTTTAAAAAGTACGTCGAGGAAATAGCCCTTTTTTCTTCTCGGCACGCAAGATTAAAAAATCCAAAAGAATTAGAAAAAAGATTGAAAGATGGGGGGTATTACAATGTAGAGGTATTCGAGGCAGCACCTGCTGCCCTCAAACACCTGATAAATGGAGAAAATAACCGTTTGGTGACGATTGCTGGATCCTTTTACATGATGGAAGAAACCCTAGTATCACTCGTCACGATCTAA
- a CDS encoding PHP domain-containing protein has product MDYRADLHCHTTCSDGTMTPKEVLHHAKEKGLSALSFTDHDTLDAYTDEIWDLAKELGIDLFVGVEFSTRYHKVSVHILGYGVQKTEKLLAFCEEHKHRRNRRNLEILKKLSSLSLVVTEEELEAKKTGEIVGRPHIAQIMVEKGYVRSIQDAFDRYIGDRKSCFVEGEPFAVQETIDTIHDAGGKAFIAHPHLIQKAGVLRFLLGMNFDGIECYYSLLYHEMEKKWLKIAREKNWLISGGSDFHGAVKPQVTLGCSWVDRETVESIFGKTHDNL; this is encoded by the coding sequence ATGGACTATCGAGCAGACTTACATTGCCATACGACCTGTTCAGATGGAACCATGACTCCTAAAGAAGTATTGCATCACGCTAAGGAAAAAGGGCTTTCAGCCCTTTCTTTTACTGATCACGACACCTTAGATGCTTACACAGATGAAATTTGGGATTTAGCCAAAGAACTCGGAATTGATCTTTTTGTGGGAGTAGAATTTTCGACCCGCTATCATAAAGTGAGTGTGCATATTTTGGGTTATGGAGTTCAAAAAACAGAAAAACTTCTTGCTTTTTGCGAAGAACATAAACATCGACGCAACCGTCGTAACTTAGAAATCTTAAAGAAGTTAAGCAGTCTTTCACTTGTTGTGACAGAAGAAGAACTCGAAGCGAAAAAGACAGGGGAGATCGTAGGACGCCCACATATTGCACAGATCATGGTTGAAAAGGGATATGTCCGAAGTATTCAAGATGCTTTTGATCGATACATTGGGGACCGGAAGAGTTGTTTTGTTGAAGGAGAACCCTTTGCTGTTCAAGAAACCATCGACACTATTCATGACGCTGGGGGGAAAGCATTTATTGCTCATCCTCATCTTATTCAAAAAGCTGGCGTGTTGCGCTTTTTACTTGGAATGAACTTTGATGGGATTGAATGCTACTATTCACTTCTCTATCATGAGATGGAAAAAAAGTGGCTTAAAATTGCGCGGGAAAAAAACTGGCTGATTAGCGGTGGCTCTGATTTTCATGGAGCAGTTAAGCCTCAAGTTACCTTAGGGTGTTCTTGGGTTGATCGGGAAACTGTCGAATCGATATTTGGAAAGACTCATGACAACTTATGA
- the murB gene encoding UDP-N-acetylmuramate dehydrogenase yields the protein MSIEDKLIPNQSLASYSTFGIGGPAKFFVEIKTPEEMAEARRFINREKLPFWIIGRGSNSLFDDRGFNGLVILSSIRFCDFKEGKLIVGSGYNFSLLGTQMARQGYSGLEFAAGIPGSVGGAIFMNAGANGFETCDILTEVSYVDPEGTLCSKKRSELEFSYRHSSFHENRGIIVSGTFTLQKCKDARKKQVEITRYRIATQPYGQPSAGCVFRNPSKEKTAGLLIESCGLKGKRVGDAEVSTVHANFIVNRGKATAQEVLELATQVRQTVSQKAGILLEMEMRLVPYEKGNA from the coding sequence ATGTCTATCGAAGACAAGTTAATTCCCAATCAATCTCTTGCTTCCTACTCGACTTTTGGAATAGGAGGGCCAGCCAAGTTTTTCGTCGAAATTAAAACTCCTGAAGAAATGGCTGAAGCTCGACGTTTTATCAACCGAGAAAAACTCCCTTTTTGGATTATTGGGCGAGGCTCTAATTCTCTTTTTGATGATCGAGGCTTCAATGGCCTTGTGATTTTAAGTTCGATCCGTTTTTGCGACTTCAAAGAAGGAAAATTGATCGTCGGTTCCGGATACAACTTTTCTCTTCTTGGAACCCAAATGGCAAGGCAAGGTTATTCGGGTTTAGAATTTGCAGCCGGGATTCCAGGCTCTGTTGGAGGAGCGATCTTTATGAATGCTGGTGCTAACGGATTTGAAACCTGTGACATTTTAACAGAAGTTTCTTACGTTGATCCTGAGGGAACACTCTGCTCTAAAAAACGAAGCGAACTCGAATTTTCCTATCGTCACTCCTCTTTTCATGAAAATCGGGGCATTATTGTGAGTGGTACATTTACACTTCAAAAATGTAAAGACGCGCGAAAGAAACAGGTCGAAATCACAAGATACCGAATTGCGACCCAACCTTATGGTCAACCTTCTGCAGGATGTGTTTTTCGGAATCCTTCAAAAGAGAAAACAGCAGGATTACTCATTGAATCATGTGGCCTAAAAGGGAAACGTGTAGGCGATGCAGAAGTGTCTACTGTCCATGCTAATTTCATTGTCAATCGAGGAAAGGCAACGGCTCAAGAAGTGCTAGAGCTCGCTACGCAAGTGCGCCAAACAGTTTCCCAAAAAGCCGGAATTCTCCTTGAAATGGAAATGCGGCTAGTTCCTTATGAAAAGGGGAATGCATAA
- the nusB gene encoding transcription antitermination factor NusB: MNMVVPQRKFRELVFQMLFSQDLNEGSDFNVITSLLDQLTVTKKTLRQAHERMQCVFEKLGDIDQHISRCSRDYDFNRISRVERNILRLGVFELLYDKDIPPKVALAESIRLGRKFGTPEGGAFVNAVLDAIYRTSEAEPCLSKTS; this comes from the coding sequence ATGAATATGGTTGTTCCACAAAGAAAATTTCGCGAGCTTGTGTTTCAGATGCTGTTTAGTCAGGATCTCAATGAGGGTTCTGATTTTAATGTCATCACGTCGTTGCTTGATCAATTGACAGTGACAAAAAAAACGCTAAGGCAAGCTCATGAGCGGATGCAATGCGTTTTTGAGAAATTAGGCGACATCGATCAGCATATCTCGAGATGTTCACGTGACTATGACTTTAACCGAATCTCCCGTGTGGAACGGAATATCTTGAGACTTGGAGTTTTTGAGCTTCTCTACGATAAGGACATCCCCCCCAAAGTAGCCCTTGCCGAATCCATTCGACTGGGCCGTAAATTTGGGACTCCAGAAGGTGGGGCTTTTGTCAATGCTGTGCTCGATGCCATCTACCGTACGAGTGAGGCCGAGCCATGTCTATCGAAGACAAGTTAA
- a CDS encoding MgtC/SapB family protein — protein sequence MMMDWHIELRMAGDLLLAAFLGAIIGLERERHVGLAGIRTHAAVALGACFFGFISFNVTGASDPNSVVGLADPSRIAAQIVSGIGFLGAGVILRDRGRVRGLTTAATVWATASIGLGVANKMYILASASTVIILLLLSLYRVPGWMAWKKKHQRQFQGEED from the coding sequence ATGATGATGGATTGGCATATAGAATTGCGCATGGCTGGAGACCTATTACTTGCGGCCTTTTTAGGGGCTATTATTGGCCTCGAAAGAGAGCGTCACGTAGGTCTTGCTGGAATTCGAACACATGCCGCTGTCGCATTAGGAGCGTGCTTTTTTGGATTTATCTCGTTTAACGTTACTGGAGCTAGCGACCCCAATAGTGTCGTTGGCCTTGCCGATCCCTCTCGTATTGCAGCTCAAATTGTTAGCGGGATCGGATTCCTTGGAGCAGGTGTGATTTTGCGAGACCGGGGACGGGTTCGAGGACTGACAACAGCTGCAACAGTCTGGGCTACAGCTTCCATTGGACTTGGGGTTGCTAATAAGATGTATATTTTGGCAAGTGCTTCCACTGTGATCATTCTCTTGCTCTTATCTCTTTATCGCGTACCCGGCTGGATGGCGTGGAAGAAAAAACATCAACGTCAATTTCAAGGTGAGGAAGATTAG
- a CDS encoding Dps family protein: MNRDIVELHIGLQSKERGDLCEILQRLLASSYALYLKTQNFHWNVTGPAFHSYHLLFQDQYEELAEAIDEIAERIRMLGEYPEGSFESFTKISLIKCAKEVLPPLQMMETLLHDHETVIRYLRDKLPYAEKVEDGATADFINKRLAVHEKTAWMLRSSLTQF, encoded by the coding sequence ATGAATCGAGATATTGTTGAGTTGCATATTGGACTTCAATCTAAAGAGAGAGGAGATTTATGCGAAATTCTTCAAAGATTGTTGGCATCTAGTTATGCCCTATATTTAAAAACTCAGAACTTTCATTGGAATGTAACAGGTCCTGCTTTTCATTCATATCATCTCCTGTTTCAAGATCAATATGAAGAGCTTGCAGAAGCGATTGATGAAATTGCCGAAAGAATCCGAATGTTGGGTGAGTACCCAGAAGGGTCTTTCGAGTCGTTCACAAAAATAAGCTTAATTAAATGTGCCAAAGAGGTCCTCCCGCCACTCCAGATGATGGAAACATTGCTCCATGATCATGAGACAGTGATCCGTTACTTGAGAGATAAGCTGCCCTATGCAGAAAAGGTCGAAGATGGGGCAACTGCTGATTTTATCAATAAGAGGCTTGCGGTTCATGAAAAGACTGCCTGGATGCTTAGAAGTTCTCTGACTCAGTTTTAA
- a CDS encoding DUF6790 family protein, which translates to MIEIVFIATFCAMFIGGFIHIVCLKKDRSAQNKLKMFLIWALTSAGAIGLEKFYANVFYPELYAKFLGWNPNVAWQFEVSIINFIIATLGILSIWLHDLFWVASVITLTIRDWGIAIGHYLELILHYDVASGNVGLAVYIEIFHPIIAIALLIAYYNVKKFPRKV; encoded by the coding sequence TTGATAGAAATTGTATTTATTGCCACGTTTTGCGCGATGTTCATCGGAGGATTCATTCACATCGTTTGTCTGAAAAAGGACCGCTCAGCTCAAAACAAACTCAAAATGTTTTTAATTTGGGCTCTCACCTCTGCAGGAGCTATTGGGCTTGAGAAATTCTATGCAAACGTTTTTTATCCTGAACTATATGCAAAGTTTCTTGGATGGAATCCGAATGTTGCTTGGCAATTTGAGGTCTCTATCATTAACTTCATCATTGCAACTCTAGGCATTCTCAGTATTTGGCTTCATGATCTCTTCTGGGTTGCAAGCGTCATTACCCTGACGATTCGAGATTGGGGGATCGCAATTGGCCACTACTTAGAGCTTATTCTTCACTACGATGTCGCTTCGGGCAATGTGGGACTTGCTGTGTATATTGAAATCTTTCATCCAATCATTGCCATTGCGCTACTAATAGCCTATTACAATGTAAAAAAATTTCCCCGAAAGGTATGA
- a CDS encoding 3'-5' exonuclease: MLGIFLDTETNGLNTKKHKVVEIAYKIIDVKTGSLIESFDTIIYHPFEEWKKSDPLSLKVNGFSWNDIKGGMPPEKAAEEIKASFARCGVERGKAVFICQNPSFDRAFFNQLIDADAQELLNWPYHWLDLASMFWMKRLSTAPPFPWETGVSKNKIAAAYNLPTEATPHKAMNGVDHLLLCYKAVVGFPEEKTT; this comes from the coding sequence GTGCTCGGAATCTTTCTTGATACAGAAACAAACGGACTCAATACTAAAAAGCACAAAGTCGTTGAAATCGCCTACAAAATTATCGATGTTAAAACAGGCTCCTTGATTGAATCATTTGACACAATCATCTACCATCCCTTTGAAGAGTGGAAAAAAAGTGATCCATTAAGCCTTAAGGTCAATGGGTTTTCCTGGAACGATATTAAAGGTGGAATGCCACCTGAAAAAGCGGCAGAAGAAATTAAGGCTTCCTTCGCCCGATGTGGAGTCGAAAGGGGCAAAGCCGTATTTATTTGCCAAAACCCGTCCTTTGATCGCGCATTTTTTAACCAGCTGATAGATGCAGATGCCCAAGAACTACTCAACTGGCCCTACCATTGGCTCGATCTCGCTTCAATGTTCTGGATGAAACGTCTGTCGACTGCTCCCCCTTTTCCATGGGAAACAGGGGTTTCGAAAAATAAAATTGCAGCTGCTTATAATCTCCCAACGGAAGCCACTCCTCACAAAGCGATGAATGGTGTCGATCACCTTCTCCTTTGTTACAAGGCTGTTGTTGGATTTCCGGAGGAAAAAACAACATGA
- a CDS encoding cupin domain-containing protein: protein MKYIPAESRNWIEGKGYKKNILLKGMEDLHSQGALVQLLTIEPNTAVPPHYHEKGLEVFYILKGRGMMTIGDEVVHLHEGDTLTCEPEEIHSAENPYDEPFELIVFKTNWENDDSIWLKEG from the coding sequence ATGAAATACATTCCTGCAGAAAGTCGAAATTGGATTGAAGGAAAGGGATACAAAAAAAACATCCTTTTAAAAGGGATGGAAGATCTCCATTCACAAGGGGCCCTTGTTCAACTTCTGACAATTGAGCCGAACACGGCTGTCCCTCCGCACTACCACGAAAAAGGACTTGAAGTCTTTTACATTCTCAAAGGACGAGGCATGATGACAATTGGCGACGAAGTAGTTCATCTGCACGAAGGAGATACATTGACCTGCGAACCTGAAGAGATCCATAGCGCAGAAAATCCTTACGACGAACCCTTCGAACTCATTGTCTTTAAAACAAACTGGGAAAACGACGATAGTATTTGGCTAAAGGAAGGTTAA